Proteins from a genomic interval of Streptomyces fodineus:
- a CDS encoding patatin-like phospholipase family protein: MSGTALVLGGGGPVGGAWLTGVLAGLTEAGIDLRSADVVIGTSAGAVFGSLLLSGVPATDLYERQLSGEDAVRLPVTARQTARFLWAALGSRDPQRSIERLARAALRARTGPESEVFDTVGALLGDVRDWPERELRITAIDARTGQLEVFDSRSGATLHEAVAASCAVPVVWPPVTVASRRWMDGGSRSTANLQLARGYRRVLAVVPIPQAVGPHPSASQQAAELSADGTRVILLSPDRAARRTMGRNMTDDTRRPTAARAGHAQATVLAPSVADMWRG; this comes from the coding sequence ATGTCCGGCACCGCACTCGTGCTCGGCGGCGGCGGACCGGTGGGCGGGGCCTGGTTGACCGGAGTGCTCGCCGGGCTCACCGAGGCCGGGATCGATCTCCGCAGCGCCGACGTCGTGATCGGTACCTCCGCCGGTGCCGTCTTCGGATCCCTGCTCCTGTCCGGCGTCCCGGCCACAGATCTGTACGAACGTCAGCTCTCCGGAGAAGACGCAGTCCGTCTGCCGGTGACAGCGCGCCAGACGGCCCGCTTCCTGTGGGCGGCGCTCGGCTCCCGCGATCCCCAGCGTTCCATCGAACGCCTCGCCCGGGCAGCGCTACGGGCCCGGACCGGACCGGAGTCGGAGGTCTTCGACACGGTCGGCGCGCTCCTCGGCGACGTACGCGACTGGCCCGAGCGAGAGCTGCGGATCACCGCAATCGATGCGCGCACCGGACAACTTGAGGTGTTCGACTCACGCTCCGGAGCGACACTCCACGAAGCGGTCGCGGCGAGCTGCGCCGTACCCGTCGTATGGCCGCCCGTTACCGTAGCGAGCCGGCGCTGGATGGACGGCGGCAGTCGTTCGACCGCCAACCTCCAGCTCGCACGCGGGTACCGCCGGGTGCTGGCGGTCGTGCCGATTCCTCAGGCGGTGGGGCCGCATCCGAGCGCCTCGCAGCAAGCCGCGGAACTGTCCGCCGACGGCACGCGCGTCATCCTGCTGTCCCCGGACCGCGCCGCGCGCCGCACGATGGGCCGCAACATGACGGACGACACGCGACGACCGACCGCCGCCCGCGCGGGCCATGCCCAGGCGACTGTCCTGGCCCCTTCCGTGGCCGACATGTGGCGGGGGTGA
- a CDS encoding PP2C family protein-serine/threonine phosphatase yields MCVSESPHGSSDAGWVVDEGRLEELIVEARTALPFELPALAVRCASALGLGTASLYLVDLQQRLLIPLDEVLDALPVDGSTAGWAYRTLSPRVAAADDGLVVWLPLVDGSERLGVLGVGVASLEEVSLRRGRMLADLLAMLITSKRAYSDWLAARSRTAAMQLPAEMLRAFLPPHTVGSSKCVSTAVLEPAYDIAGDAFDHSVVKNVLHTMILDSMGHDLNAGLTTSVAMAAARNARRGGGDLADVVGSVDQALAQWLPDQFCTGVLCRLDAETGVLRWVNCGHPPPLLIRGERVLAGVLDSPPQPPIGLAGPLAPVARQVHETVLEPGDCVLLYTDGVVEARDADGAEFGLARFTDFIIRSNAAGQRPAEVLRLLIHAVLDYQRDQLRDDVTILLFEWRPQFR; encoded by the coding sequence ATGTGTGTGTCGGAGTCGCCGCATGGGTCTTCCGATGCCGGCTGGGTGGTCGATGAGGGTCGGCTGGAGGAGCTGATCGTCGAGGCGCGGACCGCATTGCCGTTTGAGTTGCCTGCGTTGGCGGTGCGGTGTGCTTCGGCTCTTGGTCTGGGGACGGCGTCGCTCTACCTCGTGGATCTGCAGCAGCGGCTGTTGATTCCGCTTGATGAGGTTTTGGATGCGTTGCCGGTGGATGGTTCGACGGCGGGCTGGGCGTATCGGACGCTTTCGCCGCGGGTCGCTGCGGCCGATGACGGCTTGGTCGTCTGGCTGCCCTTGGTGGACGGATCGGAGCGGTTGGGGGTGCTGGGGGTAGGGGTCGCTTCGCTGGAAGAGGTCTCGTTGCGGCGTGGCCGGATGCTGGCGGACTTGTTGGCGATGTTGATCACTTCCAAGCGTGCTTACAGTGACTGGCTCGCCGCCCGCTCCCGTACCGCGGCCATGCAGCTGCCGGCCGAGATGCTGCGGGCTTTCCTGCCACCCCACACCGTCGGCAGCAGCAAGTGCGTCTCGACCGCGGTCCTGGAACCGGCGTACGACATCGCGGGCGACGCTTTCGATCATTCGGTGGTCAAGAATGTGCTGCACACCATGATCCTCGACTCCATGGGTCATGATCTGAACGCGGGTCTGACCACGTCGGTCGCGATGGCGGCGGCGCGTAACGCGCGCCGCGGCGGTGGTGACCTGGCCGATGTCGTCGGTTCCGTCGATCAGGCGCTTGCCCAGTGGTTGCCCGACCAGTTCTGTACCGGTGTGCTGTGTCGGCTCGATGCCGAGACCGGGGTGCTGCGCTGGGTCAATTGCGGTCATCCCCCGCCGCTGCTGATCCGTGGTGAGCGAGTGCTCGCCGGGGTGCTGGACAGTCCGCCGCAGCCGCCGATCGGCCTGGCGGGCCCCCTTGCCCCGGTCGCCCGGCAGGTCCACGAGACGGTGCTGGAGCCCGGTGACTGCGTGCTGCTCTACACCGATGGTGTGGTGGAGGCCCGCGATGCGGACGGTGCGGAGTTCGGCCTCGCCCGGTTCACCGATTTCATCATCCGCTCCAATGCCGCCGGCCAGCGCCCGGCCGAGGTGCTGCGGCTGCTCATTCACGCCGTCCTCGATTACCAGCGCGACCAGTTGCGGGACGACGTGACCATCCTGCTTTTCGAGTGGCGCCCGCAGTTCCGGTGA
- a CDS encoding ABC transporter ATP-binding protein: MHTAAPMTMPVAASGAGPAASASSRIRHARISPLAAFRTFWPLVSVNRAAILVSAVLLMVSAGCDAGAIGIVGVLTDDVLTPGDLTAFWEPAALWLGLAVAGAVASAAGGYLAGWTSEHFLLGLRDRVFQHLQQVPPDALDRFGTGDLVSRLTGDIESVESLVASAPVELITSAAGAVVFAVAAFWTSWQLTLITLTAAPLIWFGARAFGTLMRSATRAERDSNGRLASLLEESLANMPLVQAYGRQQAEYSKVHREGRSWMRAGLRQIRLSSVYGPMGELVETLSVLAVIGAGAWQISEHHLSVGGLLSFAAFLGYLHPKLQELGELVVSASSATAACERLIEVLRTGPLPETAPGKDVPPLAEPVRGAVTFENVSFSYAGSGHPVLERVALDIAPGLLVAVTGPSGTGKSTLGKLLLRFHEPSKGRILLDGRDIAELPLEEVRRHITLLPQDSMLFDGTVRDNITYGRPDATEADVLAAAVAADAHDFVSALPKGYDTPVGKRGNNLSGGQRRRIALARAMLRTAPVLILDEPTAGLDDASTARIMAPLRRLTSGRTTLLITHDLRLTAQADLVLHLTDGTAVITTPDQSSTTGMQPEHEAA; encoded by the coding sequence ATGCACACTGCAGCACCCATGACCATGCCCGTGGCCGCATCCGGGGCGGGCCCCGCGGCCAGTGCCTCGTCCCGGATACGGCATGCCCGTATCTCTCCTCTGGCCGCGTTCCGCACGTTCTGGCCGCTGGTCAGTGTCAACCGCGCGGCCATCCTGGTCTCCGCCGTGCTGCTGATGGTCTCCGCCGGGTGCGATGCGGGCGCGATCGGCATCGTCGGCGTCCTCACCGACGACGTGCTCACCCCCGGCGATCTCACTGCCTTCTGGGAACCGGCCGCACTCTGGCTCGGCCTCGCCGTGGCCGGCGCGGTCGCCTCCGCGGCGGGTGGCTATCTCGCCGGCTGGACCAGCGAACACTTCCTGCTCGGCCTGCGCGACCGGGTCTTCCAGCACCTCCAACAGGTCCCTCCGGACGCCCTGGACCGCTTCGGCACCGGCGACCTGGTATCCCGGCTGACCGGAGACATCGAGTCCGTGGAGTCACTGGTCGCCTCCGCGCCCGTGGAACTGATCACCTCCGCCGCCGGAGCGGTGGTGTTCGCCGTGGCAGCCTTCTGGACCAGCTGGCAACTGACCCTGATCACCCTGACCGCCGCCCCGTTGATCTGGTTCGGCGCCCGGGCCTTCGGCACCCTGATGCGCTCCGCCACCCGCGCCGAACGCGACAGCAACGGCCGCCTGGCCTCCCTGCTGGAGGAAAGCCTCGCCAACATGCCCCTGGTACAGGCGTACGGCCGGCAGCAGGCCGAGTACAGCAAGGTGCACCGCGAGGGACGCAGCTGGATGCGCGCCGGACTACGGCAGATCCGGCTGTCGTCGGTGTACGGGCCGATGGGTGAACTGGTCGAGACACTCAGCGTGCTGGCCGTGATCGGCGCCGGCGCCTGGCAGATCTCCGAACACCACCTCAGCGTCGGCGGTCTGCTTTCCTTCGCCGCCTTCCTCGGCTATCTCCACCCTAAACTCCAGGAACTCGGCGAGCTCGTCGTCAGCGCCTCCTCCGCCACCGCCGCCTGCGAACGCCTCATCGAGGTCCTGCGCACCGGCCCCCTCCCCGAAACCGCCCCGGGCAAGGACGTCCCGCCGCTCGCCGAACCGGTCCGCGGGGCCGTCACCTTCGAGAACGTCAGCTTCTCGTACGCCGGCAGCGGACACCCCGTACTGGAACGGGTGGCCCTGGACATCGCACCCGGCCTGCTCGTCGCGGTCACCGGACCCAGCGGCACCGGCAAGTCCACCCTGGGCAAGCTCCTGCTGCGCTTTCATGAGCCGTCTAAGGGCCGCATCCTGCTCGACGGCCGGGACATCGCCGAACTCCCCCTGGAGGAGGTGCGCCGCCACATCACCCTGCTCCCGCAGGACAGCATGCTCTTCGACGGCACGGTCCGCGACAACATCACCTACGGCCGCCCCGACGCCACCGAGGCCGACGTGCTCGCCGCCGCCGTCGCGGCCGACGCCCACGACTTCGTCAGCGCGCTGCCCAAGGGCTACGACACCCCGGTCGGCAAACGGGGCAACAACCTCTCCGGCGGCCAGCGCCGCAGGATCGCACTCGCCCGCGCCATGCTCCGCACCGCCCCCGTGCTGATCCTCGACGAGCCCACCGCCGGACTCGACGACGCCTCCACCGCGCGCATCATGGCACCGCTGCGCCGCCTCACCTCCGGGCGCACGACCCTTCTCATCACCCACGACCTGCGCCTGACGGCCCAGGCCGACCTCGTCCTCCACCTCACCGACGGCACCGCAGTCATCACGACCCCGGACCAGTCGTCAACAACAGGCATGCAGCCGGAGCACGAGGCGGCCTGA
- a CDS encoding SDR family NAD(P)-dependent oxidoreductase → MPAELDGSTALVTGATAGIGRAVALRLAALGASVIVHGRDEQRGAETIKEIAAAGGKARFVAADLSSSEDVLRLAAEAGEVDVLINNAGIYRFASTPDTTAEMFDAQMAVNSRAPMLLVGALAPGMAERGRGVIVNVSTAAATTPVRESGAYGASKAALELLTRVWADEFGAQGVRVNAVAPGPVHTPGTEEMGGETLQAIGRTTVLGRVADPEEIAEAVLFLVSSRASYITGAVLEARGGQLAIG, encoded by the coding sequence ATGCCTGCAGAACTGGACGGATCCACCGCTCTTGTCACCGGCGCTACCGCCGGCATCGGCCGGGCCGTGGCCCTTCGCCTGGCAGCGTTGGGGGCCTCGGTCATCGTCCACGGGCGGGACGAGCAGCGGGGTGCTGAGACCATCAAAGAGATCGCTGCCGCAGGCGGGAAGGCTCGGTTCGTTGCTGCGGATCTGAGTAGCTCTGAAGATGTCCTGCGTCTTGCCGCTGAAGCAGGCGAGGTGGACGTTCTGATCAACAACGCCGGTATCTACCGGTTCGCCAGTACGCCGGACACCACCGCCGAGATGTTCGACGCTCAGATGGCTGTCAACTCACGCGCGCCGATGCTCCTGGTCGGTGCCCTCGCTCCGGGAATGGCTGAGCGGGGGCGTGGCGTCATCGTGAATGTGAGTACAGCGGCGGCTACCACGCCGGTGCGGGAATCGGGCGCTTATGGGGCCTCCAAGGCTGCACTCGAACTTCTCACCCGAGTATGGGCTGACGAGTTCGGCGCCCAGGGCGTCCGCGTGAACGCCGTGGCTCCGGGCCCTGTCCATACCCCCGGGACGGAGGAGATGGGAGGTGAAACCCTCCAGGCGATCGGGCGAACCACCGTACTGGGGCGGGTCGCAGACCCTGAAGAAATCGCGGAAGCGGTTCTGTTCCTTGTTTCGTCCCGCGCCAGCTACATCACCGGTGCGGTTCTCGAGGCACGCGGCGGACAGCTCGCGATCGGCTGA
- a CDS encoding Gfo/Idh/MocA family oxidoreductase — translation MDTSCEALSSSGAESARAVGEKYAVPLAYGSAEELARSEEADLVVVPVKVSHHRELIRPALEAGKMVFSEWSLGADLAQAEELADLVHRRSVVLPFDQQLIAAPVEDGRASYTDLARRADTTPLTARRRLEALVDGPGPQTRERGRPGPAGHPHRSPAVDHRRTWRTGGSGAIG, via the coding sequence ATGGATACGAGTTGCGAGGCCCTGAGCTCCAGCGGCGCCGAATCCGCGCGTGCGGTCGGCGAGAAGTATGCAGTGCCGCTGGCCTACGGCAGCGCGGAGGAGCTGGCCCGCAGCGAGGAAGCCGATCTCGTGGTGGTGCCGGTGAAGGTTTCTCATCATCGGGAACTCATCCGACCCGCGCTGGAAGCGGGAAAGATGGTGTTCAGCGAATGGTCGCTCGGTGCCGACCTCGCGCAGGCCGAGGAGTTGGCCGACCTCGTGCATCGCAGGAGTGTTGTCCTGCCCTTCGACCAGCAGCTGATCGCCGCGCCGGTCGAAGACGGACGAGCCTCCTACACAGACCTCGCCCGCCGCGCCGACACCACCCCCCTCACCGCCCGTCGCCGCTTGGAGGCACTGGTGGACGGCCCAGGTCCTCAGACTCGCGAACGAGGTCGACCTGGCCCGGCTGGGCATCCGCACCGAAGCCCTGCTGTGGATCACCGTCGCACCTGGCGGACTGGAGGAAGTGGTGCCATCGGCTGA
- a CDS encoding TetR/AcrR family transcriptional regulator, producing MDDRPPAGRRDALRNRKLLTDKAREVFAEQGLDAPLDEIARRAGVGNATLYRHFPTRASLVDEVYRDALTETTSAGERARTAEDAWTGLTEYLRTVFAGLAADRGTNDLMTTNLEGVTSLEEIHAHNRATIDGLLRRGQEQGTIRPDLTTEDLLFALAALGRAVPALTTVAPDAWHRPLALLLDGLRARPATPALPAPALTSAQLGTVLLNLGPHRRR from the coding sequence ATGGACGACCGTCCGCCGGCGGGACGCCGTGACGCGCTGCGCAACCGGAAGCTGTTGACGGACAAGGCCCGCGAGGTCTTCGCCGAACAGGGCTTGGATGCCCCGCTCGATGAAATCGCCCGGCGGGCGGGCGTGGGCAACGCCACCCTCTATCGCCACTTCCCGACCCGTGCCTCGCTCGTCGACGAGGTCTACCGGGATGCGCTCACCGAGACCACATCGGCGGGCGAGCGGGCACGGACCGCCGAAGACGCATGGACGGGACTCACGGAGTACCTGCGAACAGTGTTCGCGGGCCTGGCGGCAGACCGCGGCACCAACGACCTCATGACCACCAACCTGGAAGGCGTCACCTCCCTGGAGGAGATCCACGCCCACAACCGCGCAACCATCGACGGGCTGCTCCGGCGCGGTCAGGAGCAGGGCACCATCCGCCCGGACCTCACCACCGAGGACCTGCTCTTCGCCCTGGCCGCACTGGGCCGGGCTGTTCCCGCGCTCACCACGGTCGCCCCGGATGCCTGGCACCGCCCGCTCGCCCTGCTCCTCGACGGCCTTCGCGCCCGCCCGGCCACGCCCGCTCTGCCGGCGCCGGCCCTCACTTCCGCCCAGCTCGGCACGGTGCTGCTCAATCTGGGCCCGCATAGGCGGCGTTGA
- a CDS encoding vanadium-dependent haloperoxidase: MDVTPISGKGIDAPPPHEAYTNAPDLRREMHQVLAPGAERAWLLRRKALMDRRALDDPGPVAAAAEPAEQLVLHDRRHLDLAAGPHHPDTITLAWPVQMSHAHDRQLPRPATSDKEPQNMGGKQKTLAILAGAALAAGLAGPAFGSTTAHSPALRTAATASGTSVVEWNRELVTILSNPKAQPSTVQPTRSFALLQAAEYDAVVSITRAGPAYMFSVSAPRGARADAAADQAAHDVLVALYPAKRAGVDQRLSSQLSAIPSSPGKQAGIGVGAEVARRLITLRSNDGSSAKPPRFRPGDKAGDYRPTPPNFPTPVFTDWGSVKPFVLADGRQFRPAPPPAVSSAAYATALNEVKSLGSKTSTTRTPDQTAAAKFWAAAPVWNVWNQVAQGLVTSQNASLEKAVKVFARLDLSLADTAIAMYDAKYVYHVWRPVTAIRLGGMHYNPSIVGDPSWTPLLPTAPDPSYPGAHGALSQAAATTLAGLYGARHHFAVTSKGVTRTFTGFQDAATEAWLSRIWSGQHTSLDNHAGQQLGTQVADFVAGRL, from the coding sequence GTGGACGTCACCCCGATCAGCGGCAAGGGCATCGATGCCCCGCCCCCGCACGAGGCATATACGAATGCGCCCGATCTGCGCCGCGAGATGCACCAAGTGCTGGCCCCCGGAGCCGAACGCGCCTGGCTGCTACGCCGGAAGGCCCTCATGGACCGGAGGGCCCTGGACGACCCAGGCCCCGTCGCAGCTGCCGCGGAGCCCGCCGAGCAACTCGTCCTCCACGACCGCCGGCATCTCGACCTGGCTGCCGGCCCGCACCACCCCGACACCATCACGCTCGCGTGGCCTGTCCAGATGAGCCACGCGCATGACCGCCAGTTGCCACGACCCGCCACCAGTGACAAGGAGCCACAGAACATGGGTGGAAAGCAGAAGACACTCGCCATACTTGCCGGAGCCGCGCTGGCAGCCGGACTCGCCGGCCCGGCCTTCGGGTCCACCACCGCTCACTCGCCGGCCCTGCGCACCGCCGCGACGGCGTCGGGGACGTCGGTCGTGGAATGGAACCGCGAGCTGGTCACCATCCTCAGCAATCCGAAGGCGCAGCCGTCCACCGTCCAACCCACACGCAGCTTCGCGCTTCTCCAGGCCGCTGAGTACGACGCCGTAGTATCGATCACCCGGGCCGGCCCCGCCTACATGTTCTCCGTGTCGGCGCCAAGAGGCGCTCGTGCGGACGCCGCAGCGGACCAGGCGGCCCACGATGTGCTGGTCGCCCTTTACCCGGCCAAGCGCGCAGGCGTGGACCAGCGGCTGAGCAGCCAATTGTCCGCGATTCCCAGCAGCCCGGGCAAGCAGGCGGGTATTGGTGTGGGAGCTGAGGTCGCCCGCAGGCTGATCACCCTGCGGTCCAATGACGGATCCTCAGCCAAGCCACCGCGGTTCCGCCCCGGCGACAAGGCCGGGGACTACCGGCCCACCCCGCCCAACTTCCCGACACCGGTGTTCACGGACTGGGGCTCGGTCAAGCCGTTCGTACTGGCCGACGGACGGCAGTTCCGCCCGGCACCGCCGCCGGCCGTGAGCAGCGCCGCGTACGCCACCGCCTTGAACGAGGTCAAGAGCCTGGGGAGCAAGACCAGCACCACCCGCACTCCCGATCAGACGGCAGCCGCGAAGTTCTGGGCGGCGGCGCCCGTCTGGAACGTCTGGAACCAGGTCGCGCAGGGCCTTGTCACCTCCCAGAACGCGAGCCTGGAGAAGGCGGTGAAGGTCTTCGCCCGGCTCGACCTGTCGCTCGCCGACACCGCGATCGCGATGTACGACGCCAAGTATGTCTACCACGTGTGGCGGCCCGTGACGGCCATTCGGCTCGGCGGTATGCACTACAACCCGAGCATCGTCGGCGATCCCAGCTGGACCCCTCTGCTGCCGACCGCACCGGATCCGTCCTATCCCGGCGCTCACGGCGCTCTCAGCCAGGCTGCGGCAACGACGCTCGCCGGACTCTACGGGGCGCGGCATCATTTCGCGGTGACCTCGAAGGGCGTCACTCGAACCTTCACCGGCTTCCAGGACGCCGCCACCGAAGCGTGGCTCAGCCGGATCTGGTCCGGCCAGCACACCTCCCTTGACAACCACGCGGGCCAGCAACTCGGCACCCAGGTGGCCGACTTCGTGGCAGGTCGGCTCTGA
- a CDS encoding PD40 domain-containing protein encodes MDTMTRRHRRTSSGRAAAKARRAGTTETTGTNGTTRRRRAAVTATALAMAAPLTLGAAGNPAAAGDHAIVFARYTAAAPTEDLYAVSPSGGTPVNLTHSSTISDVTPSWSPDGTRLAFARYGSAGAIDGIWTMKATGGDLKAVPGTKGASDPAWSPDGKQIAYAKPVGSQREIYVTHLDGTHATRLTHTAADDLHPTWSPDGKYLAFNRTDTSGHSRLIRIRLSTLTQTALTGPASHDWTPDWSHSNQIAFSRQDSSGFAHLYLIRPDGTALHRITAARLNDKNPSWSPDSSHLVFTRGGTDDADPEHLYLIRADGTATTQLTKTDSHDLEADWRP; translated from the coding sequence ATGGACACCATGACGCGCCGACACCGCCGCACCAGCAGCGGCAGAGCCGCCGCAAAGGCCCGAAGAGCCGGCACGACCGAAACGACCGGCACCAACGGCACAACAAGGCGCCGCCGGGCAGCGGTGACCGCCACGGCCCTCGCCATGGCCGCACCACTGACCCTCGGCGCCGCAGGAAACCCGGCAGCTGCGGGAGACCACGCCATCGTCTTCGCCCGCTACACCGCCGCAGCACCCACCGAAGACCTCTACGCCGTCTCCCCCAGCGGCGGCACGCCGGTCAACCTCACGCACAGCTCCACCATCAGCGACGTGACGCCCAGCTGGTCCCCGGACGGCACACGGCTGGCCTTCGCCCGCTACGGGTCCGCAGGCGCCATCGACGGCATCTGGACCATGAAGGCCACGGGCGGCGACCTGAAAGCCGTCCCCGGCACCAAAGGCGCCTCCGACCCGGCATGGTCCCCGGACGGCAAACAGATCGCCTACGCCAAGCCGGTCGGCAGCCAGCGCGAGATCTACGTGACCCACCTCGACGGCACCCACGCCACCCGGCTTACCCACACCGCGGCAGACGACCTCCACCCGACATGGTCCCCGGACGGCAAATACCTGGCGTTCAACCGCACCGACACCAGCGGACACAGCAGGCTGATACGGATCCGGCTCTCCACCCTGACCCAGACAGCCCTCACCGGCCCCGCCTCCCACGACTGGACACCCGACTGGTCACACAGCAACCAGATCGCCTTCAGCCGCCAGGACTCCTCGGGCTTCGCCCACCTCTACCTCATCCGTCCCGACGGCACCGCACTGCATCGCATCACCGCCGCCCGCCTCAACGACAAGAACCCCTCCTGGTCCCCGGACAGCAGCCACCTGGTCTTCACCAGAGGCGGCACCGACGACGCGGACCCCGAACACCTCTACCTCATACGCGCCGACGGCACCGCAACGACCCAACTCACCAAAACCGACTCCCACGACCTCGAAGCCGACTGGCGCCCCTAG
- a CDS encoding ATP-binding protein: protein MFVTDSPSPTSLLGRPCHRHALLTLPAQEAHVSAARHFASDLLETWSVPAGERDSAILIVDELAANAAQYGHERMTLLLALDHETLHIVVTDSGAAVEHHCPGIASDEHGRGTGIVQSLAQSTEIRQTRSGREVRACLRCSP, encoded by the coding sequence ATGTTCGTGACCGATTCCCCCAGCCCGACTTCACTGCTCGGTCGACCCTGCCACCGCCATGCACTGCTCACCCTGCCGGCGCAGGAGGCGCACGTCTCCGCCGCTCGTCACTTCGCATCCGATTTGCTGGAGACCTGGAGTGTGCCCGCGGGTGAGCGGGACTCCGCCATTCTCATCGTCGACGAACTCGCCGCCAACGCTGCCCAGTACGGCCATGAGCGCATGACCCTGCTGCTCGCCCTCGACCACGAAACTCTGCACATCGTGGTCACCGACTCCGGCGCGGCCGTGGAGCATCATTGCCCCGGCATCGCCTCCGACGAACACGGCCGTGGTACCGGCATCGTCCAGTCCCTTGCCCAGTCGACCGAGATTCGCCAGACACGCAGCGGCCGCGAAGTCCGCGCCTGCCTGAGGTGCTCGCCATGA
- a CDS encoding alpha/beta hydrolase family protein yields MAAAPLRALLASAGFDADVALAPFTVGHEGAPVRRAGGRLPVVVFSHGAHDHRSDTTVVVQELASHGYVVVTVDHTGDAFSAFPDGRVVVPLHDPQHILGPADFAKDIRFVLDRLEDLDAGENPDAEHRPLPAGLSGALDLQRIGMFGWSKGGTATALVMSEDQRVRAGLSFDGPMEPAVTTDLDRPFMMMTAVFTRAEDASVAAFWSRLRGWRLNIQADGAVHSSYCDNQVLIPQLAKMVAMSDEELRRWIGALDPTRALRIQQAYPLAFFDLHLRRGRGHLLDGPCAAFPEVKFLLPGR; encoded by the coding sequence ATGGCTGCTGCGCCCCTGCGGGCGCTTTTGGCCTCGGCGGGGTTCGACGCCGACGTTGCGCTCGCGCCGTTCACGGTCGGCCACGAGGGCGCACCGGTGCGGCGGGCGGGCGGTCGCCTGCCGGTCGTCGTGTTCTCGCACGGCGCGCACGACCACCGTTCCGACACCACCGTCGTGGTTCAGGAACTCGCCAGCCACGGATACGTCGTGGTGACGGTGGACCACACGGGCGACGCCTTCAGCGCGTTCCCGGACGGCCGGGTCGTCGTCCCGCTGCACGACCCGCAGCACATACTGGGGCCGGCGGACTTCGCCAAGGACATTCGCTTCGTCCTGGATCGCTTGGAGGACTTGGACGCCGGGGAGAACCCCGACGCCGAGCACCGGCCACTGCCGGCCGGCCTGTCCGGCGCCCTGGACCTGCAGCGCATCGGCATGTTCGGCTGGTCGAAGGGTGGGACGGCGACCGCCCTCGTCATGAGCGAGGACCAGCGGGTTCGGGCGGGGTTGAGTTTCGACGGCCCGATGGAACCGGCGGTCACCACCGATCTGGACCGGCCGTTCATGATGATGACGGCCGTGTTCACCCGGGCCGAGGATGCGAGCGTCGCCGCATTCTGGTCGCGCCTGCGGGGCTGGCGGCTCAACATCCAGGCCGATGGTGCGGTCCACTCGTCGTACTGCGACAACCAGGTCTTGATACCGCAGCTGGCGAAGATGGTGGCAATGAGCGACGAGGAGCTTCGGCGCTGGATCGGGGCGCTCGATCCGACCCGGGCGCTGCGGATCCAGCAGGCGTACCCGCTCGCCTTCTTCGACTTGCATCTGCGACGCGGCCGGGGGCACTTGCTCGACGGGCCGTGCGCGGCTTTCCCCGAGGTGAAGTTCCTTCTGCCCGGCCGCTGA
- a CDS encoding RICIN domain-containing protein: MGQRNRALAVRRESMKAAKRLIPVLAAIGLAVAGTLTSPPAFAAAPLLRSNLNGRCADIFGFHQENGSSTVTWDCTGNTNQQWFWDGEQIRSSMNGKCLEIYAFNQGDLGSVSMWDCDGGINQRWFRNGNEIRSRMNGKCLDILGGRPEPGQLLVSWSCNGAQSQSWDF, encoded by the coding sequence ATGGGCCAGCGCAACCGCGCACTGGCTGTACGGAGGGAAAGCATGAAAGCTGCGAAACGACTGATCCCGGTGCTGGCGGCCATCGGGCTCGCGGTCGCCGGTACCTTGACGAGCCCGCCGGCATTCGCCGCGGCACCGCTGCTCAGGTCCAACCTGAACGGGAGGTGCGCCGACATCTTCGGATTCCATCAGGAGAACGGCTCTTCCACCGTGACGTGGGACTGCACCGGTAACACCAACCAGCAGTGGTTCTGGGACGGTGAGCAGATTCGCTCCAGCATGAACGGAAAGTGCCTGGAGATCTACGCGTTCAATCAGGGTGACCTGGGCTCGGTCAGCATGTGGGACTGTGACGGGGGCATCAACCAGAGGTGGTTCCGTAACGGCAACGAGATCCGTAGCCGGATGAACGGAAAGTGCCTCGACATCCTGGGTGGCCGGCCCGAGCCCGGCCAGCTCCTGGTGAGCTGGAGCTGCAACGGAGCGCAGAGCCAGAGCTGGGACTTCTGA